From one Montipora capricornis isolate CH-2021 chromosome 10, ASM3666992v2, whole genome shotgun sequence genomic stretch:
- the LOC138018805 gene encoding MTOR-associated protein MEAK7-like: MGLIASRGIEYEDSYRSFSERERQLLSSLFEKLATTNEHGVMNVEIGPFRDHVSWLLPEPIINRFFKEMDNIQQCRRVLKNPLPNGHVGRVAYFISMSHVFKQSRQERAHIFYFLTADSDQVVTSVEAEDLCKMLLDCYVTALKKTSGGAKWKLQTNPEANHRFAKNAIRDLLGNKSDPSCVTPEEFKLWFDKFPLIEKLFLAVMKAAFLDVESLVEEKPHGLEEGCEESIAHVQYDRSHIMIPCKFEADFNKIDPLLDVPSIVLINHHLPASLQHQWRLLFSTRVHGESFSSFIHQIMNQGPVVIVVQDTGGHIFGGFASISWTIKSHFVGDSHCFLFSIKPTMGVYQPTGYNENYMYLNTGMQTMPNGLGMGGQFDYFGLWLDDEFGTGHSRGQPSCTTYGSPPLAAEEEFNINRLEAWGVGVPPEDELEKRSVLDTEVEAKAFLEVMGKTIHSEGYREPETD, from the exons ATGGGACTCATAGCTAGTAGGGGCATTGAATACGAAGACAGTTATCGTTCCTTCTCAGAGAGAGAACGCCAACTTCTTTCATCTCTCTTTGAAAAGTTAGCCACAACGAATGAGCATGGTGTTATGAATGTGGAGATCGGACCTTTCCGG GATCATGTATCATGGCTGCTGCCAGAGCCAATTATCAATCGCTTcttcaaagaaatggacaacATTCAGCAATGTCGCAGAGTGTTAAAAAACCCACTGCCAAATGGTCATGTGGGAAGGGTGGCTTATTTTATTTCCATGTCCCATGTCTTCAAGCAAAGCAGACAAGAAAGGGCTCACATCTTTTACTTCTTAACGGCTGACAGTGACCAAGTTGTAACAAGTGTGGAAGCAGAGGATCTTTGTAAAATGCTATTGGACTGCTATGTAACTGCATTAAAGAAGACTTCTGGGGGGGCCAAATGGAAACTGCAGACAAACCCAGAGGCAAATCATAGATTTGCAAAAAATGCAATCAGAGATCTGCTAGGGAACAAAAGTGATCCAAGCTGTGTCACACCTGAGGAGTTCAAACTGTGGTTTGATAAGTTTCCATTGATAGAAAAGTTGTTCCTTGCTGTGATGAAGGCTGCATTTTTGGATGTGGAGAGCTTAGTTGAAGAGAAACCACATGGCCTAGAGGAAGGATGCGAGGAGAGCATTGCCCATGTTCAATATGACAG ATCACACATCATGATCCCATGCAAGTTTGAGGCagatttcaacaaaattgaTCCTTTGTTAGATGTTCCATCCATTGTGCTTATAAATCACCACTTACCAGCATCACTGCAGCATCAATGGAGACTTCTGTTCTCGACTCGTGTTCATGGAGAGAGTTTCAGTTCTTTCATTCACCAAATTATGAACCAAGGACCTGTGGTAATTGTGGTGCAAGACACCGGTGGACACATTTTTGGAGGCTTCGCTTCCATTAGTTGGACAATCAAGTCCCATTTTGTTG GTGACAGCCATTGTTTCTTATTCAGCATCAAGCCAACCATGGGTGTGTACCAACCAACTGGTTACAAtgaaaattacatgtatcttaaTACGGGCATGCAGACTATGCCCAACGGACTG GGTATGGGTGGACAATTCGACTACTTTGGACTTTGGTTAGATGATGAGTTTGGTACAGGGCACAGTCGTGGTCAGCCATCCTGCACAACGTATGGCAGTCCACCACTTGCAGCAGAAGAAGAATTCAACATCAACCGGTTGGAGGCCTGGGGTGTCGGTGTACCGCCGGAGGATGAG